Proteins from a genomic interval of Bombus affinis isolate iyBomAffi1 chromosome 14, iyBomAffi1.2, whole genome shotgun sequence:
- the LOC126924009 gene encoding tubby-related protein 4 isoform X1, whose translation MHLYFEKNNNAKCDCNILSLSWMGKVPDESPEDDGWKLDRTNYYQEGWLATGNARGLVGVTFTTSHCRTRATELPLRANYNLRGHRSEVILVKWNEPYQKLASCDSSGVIFVWIKYEGRWSIELINDRSTPVTHFSWSHDGRMALICYRDGFVLVGSVAGQRYWSSMLNDKATITCGIWTPDDQQVYFGTTAGQLIVMDVHGAMVSEVQLAAGVTSMAWSAEKFTMEEGDDDLTNDRPHKDDRNYVLAVCLADGSIVMLRSFDDVSPITIRTKLKAPLHAEWSNSRKLLAIAGTKDTDNGQNSPHEYTNLLKFYSVAGTLVYTAVIPYTQCAVSALTWGHNDRRLFVATGARVHAAWVSRRVGSLQLLSRLAVRASLTRESNVQQLPLPPRLRASVAALFASTIRCSVPEPKELRRFVSRPPPGGGRLHCTMLRHAVEPVPCYTLYLEYLGGLVPLLKGRRTSKIRPEFVIFDPQNQDTLQVVEDTSQCPSFSDGSDTEKDTADLCGSPRNKRKSRRKKEEKLNEETDDLTYVDTLPEHARLVEVTSNIWGTKFKFHGLADSVPANLGQVTYRTSLLHLQPRQMTLVMTELRDDVPAGPDPTFNPNLFSEDEEESFQEFQAASRNTSEAQPPPIAPMTPRNTRLNSNRPKSQISNQFMTNESLPTALSRVDNFENELPYVDLQEMGNLYENLRTASTNTYRTPPRHNPPRCCDVPALQSPKNAVAPTQTIIATSNPGTDYSNNIQRMKTALADQPGLVSKKELENNKFNQISQDDKTVLTSNCPSTIIPMPMHNGQASNTEASSSHSQGGVIVNGLSTNNSCPPQSQTIFLNGLHNIACSSNVNETQGKNNHNVGSSVNISQTPYQANLSNQHGTNNGPFGKNGIHLSSNHSPACSYQFPENIDQCIGQSCSYCITKLKDPTKSHSESCDKTNAGQSNTCNSTTDRVDEMRFIDEECRGEAEAFDQSRGVHRTQTVVSIGPLCVNDSIVRSCSVGYLDMVDAQLVPCDIALKMLRKEAPNKRLVLVSRKTKRRKKNKTQQEIGQQSSKSPRLRNCGKSKSLDSSDIFPPNEQISLPPKLPEHAEEIVGATNIETVEEKSNKPLEKLPDATEMPTECTEYVTVASIVNSAQVKSTRLKSCNSPARVSSPSGSLASSLDGLAARLRDFDESHSLPPPSPRPSTRLPRSSPSSPAPSKKGKRPASASPIRRRLLSSPLLSRKARKSRGESSDEEGLLQDDLSTNYRDLETFQKAQLRQKLKQKGAGISGNKSEAVRRELVMHNKAPMWNESSQVYQLDFGGRVTQESAKNFQIEFKGRQVMQFGRIDGNAYTLDFQYPFSALQAFAVALANVTQRLK comes from the exons GTAATACTAGTGAAATGGAACGAGCCATATCAAAAGTTAGCCTCGTGTGATAGTTCCGGCGTGATCTTCGTGTGGATCAAGTACGAGGGAAGATGGAGCATAGAACTGATCAACGATAGAAGCACCCCAGTTACTCATTTCTCATGGTCTCACGACGGACGAATGGCTCTTATATGCTACAGG GATGGTTTCGTGTTGGTTGGCAGCGTTGCTGGTCAAAGGTATTGGTCATCAATGTTGAACGACAAAGCTACCATCACCTGTGGTATTTGGACGCCTGACGATCAACAG GTATATTTCGGGACAACGGCTGGACAATTAATAGTAATGGACGTGCACGGAGCAATGGTGTCCGAAGTACAATTGGCAGCTGGTGTCACCTCGATGGCTTGGAGTGCCGAGAAGTTTACGATGGAAGAAGGAGATGACGATTTAACGAATGATAGACCTCATAAAG ACGATCGAAATTACGTTCTGGCGGTTTGCCTGGCTGACGGGAGTATCGTTATGCTACGTTCATTCGACGACGTCTCGCCTATCACGATACGTACAAAGCTGAAAGCTCCCCTGCACGCGGAATGGAGCAATTCTAGAAAATTGTTGGCAATCGCGGGAACGAAGGATACGGATAACGGTCAGAATAGCCCGCACGAATATACGAATCTCTTAAAGTTTTATTCAGTGGCCGGTACCCTTGTGTACACCGCTGTGATACCATACACGCAG TGTGCAGTATCGGCGCTCACATGGGGTCATAACGATAGAAGACTTTTCGTTGCGACCGGGGCACGCGTTCACGCGGCATGGGTGTCAAG ACGAGTAGGTTCTCTGCAATTGCTGTCTCGTTTAGCTGTAAGAGCGTCTTTGACGAGGGAATCGAATGTTCAGCAACTTCCATTGCCACCGAGATTAAGAGCATCAGTGGCTGCTCTCTTCGCCAGCACAATAAG ATGTTCCGTGCCAGAACCAAAGGAATTAAGACGTTTCGTATCACGTCCACCTCCAGGGGGTGGAAGATTACATTGCACCATGCTCAGACACGCCGTGGAACCGGTACCATGTTATACACTATATTTGGAGTATCTAGGTGGTCTAGTGCCTCTTCTAAAGGGCAGAAGGACAAGCAAAATCAGGCCAGAATTCGTGATATTCGATCCACAAAACCAAGATACTCTTCAAGTCGTGGAAGACACGTCACAGTGTCCATCGTTTAGTGATGGTTCCGATACAGAGAAAGACACGGCCGACCTGTGTGGATCACCCAGGAACAAAAGGAAAAGcaggagaaaaaaagaagaaaaattgaacgaaGAAACCGACGATCTTACCTACGTGGATACCTTACCCGAG CATGCGAGGTTGGTCGAAGTAACGTCCAATATTTGGGGCACGAAATTCAAGTTTCACGGTCTGGCGGATTCGGTGCCCGCCAACTTGGGTCAGGTTACTTATCGAACATCGTTGCTCCATCTACAACCACGACAAATGACTTTGGTGATGACGGAGCTGCGAGATGACGTGCCTGCAG GCCCAGATCCAACGTTCAACCCGAATTTGTTCtccgaagacgaagaagaatcgTTTCAGGAATTTCAAGCTGCCTCGAGAAACACGTCCGAAGCGCAGCCTCCTCCGATCGCACCAATGACGCCCCGAAACACGCGACTTAATTCCAATCGCCCAAAATCACAAATTTCCAATCAATTTATGACCAACGAGTCTTTACCAACCGCTTTGTCCAGGGTTGACAATTTCGAAAACGAGTTACCTTATGTGGACTTACAAGAAATGGGCAATCTGTACGAGAACTTGAGAACTGCGTCCACAAACACTTACCGAACTCCACCCAGGCACAATCCACCGAGATGTTGCGACGTACCGGCTCTTCAATCTCCGAAAAATGCGGTCGCGCCCACGCAGACTATAATCGCAACGTCGAACCCGGGTACCGATTACTCGAATAACATTCAGAGGATGAAAACAGCCCTTGCCGATCAGCCAGGGCTCGTCTCGAAGAAGGAGCTCGAGAATAACAAATTTAATCAGATTTCTCAGGACGATAAAACTGTTTTAACGTCTAACTGTCCGTCGACTATCATTCCCATGCCAATGCACAATGGACAGGCCTCGAATACAGAAGCATCGAGCAGTCATTCTCAGGGAGGTGTCATCGTAAATGGTCTGAGCACAAACAACAGCTGTCCTCCTCAGTCGCAAACAATATTTCTTAATGGACTGCACAATATCGCATGTTCGAGCAACGTGAACGAAACACAGGGTAAAAATAACCATAACGTCGGCAGTTCGGTAAACATTAGTCAAACACCGTATCAGGCGAACTTGAGCAATCAACACGGAACGAATAATGGTCCTTTCGGCAAGAATGGTATACACTTGTCGAGCAATCATTCGCCGGCCTGCTCTTATCAATTCCCAGAAAACATCGATCAATGTATCGGACAATCTTGTTCGTACTGCATTACGAAATTAAAAGATCCCACAAAGTCTCACTCAGAATCGTGCGATAAAACAAACGCCGGTCAATCGAATACTTGTAATTCTACGACCGACCGGGTCGACGAAATGCGTTTCATCGACGAAGAGTGTCGCGGCGAAGCAGAAGCGTTCGATCAGTCGCGAGGAGTTCACAGAACTCAGACGGTTGTCAGTATCGGTCCACTCTGCGTCAACGACTCTATAGTCAGAAGTTGCAGTGTCGGTTATTTGGACATGGTGGACGCGCAACTGGTCCCTTGCGATATCGCCTTAAAAATGCTTAGAAAAGAGGCACCTAATAAGAGGCTGGTTTTGGTATCGAGAAAAACTAAGaggagaaaaaagaataaaactcAACAAGAGATTGGACAGCAATCATCAAAATCGCCGAGACTTCGTAACTGTGGCAAATCAAAAAGTTTAGACTCTAGTGACATATTTCCGCCTAACGAACAAATATCATTGCCACCAAAGTTGCCTGAACACGCTGAAGAGATTGTAGGCGCTACGAATATCGAGACTGTCGAAGAGAAAAGTAACAAACCTTTGGAGAAATTACCAGACGCGACAGAGATGCCTACGGAGTGTACAGAATACGTTACAGTCGCCAGTATAGTTAATTCTGCTCAAGTTAAATCTACACGGTTGAAGAGTTGTAATTCTCCTGCTAG AGTATCCAGTCCAAGTGGTTCATTGGCATCGTCCTTAGACGGTCTTGCAGCTCGACTTCGAGATTTCGATGAGAGTCATTCTTTGCCACCGCCGTCACCTCGTCCATCCACCAG ATTACCCAGAAGTTCGCCCAGTAGTCCGGCGCCTTCGAAGAAAGGTAAAAGACCAGCATCTGCTTCGCCAATTAGAAGAAGACTTTTATCGAGTCCTTTGTTAAGTAGAAAAGCACGAAAAAGTCGAGGTGAGAGTTCAGACGAGGAAGGACTTTTACAAGACGATTTGTCAACGAATTACAGAGATCTCGAAACGTTCCAAAAAGCACAGTTACGACAAAAG ttaAAGCAGAAAGGAGCAGGGATATCTGGTAACAAATCAGAAGCAGTGCGGCGGGAGCTTGTGATGCACAATAAAGCACCTATGTGGAATGAATCCAGTCAAGTATATCAGCTTGACTTTGGTGGCAGAGTAACTCAGGAAAGCGCTAAAAACTTTCAAATAGAATTCAAAGGGCGGCAG GTCATGCAATTTGGAAGGATAGATGGGAACGCCTATACATTGGATTTTCAATATCCCTTCAGCGCGTTACAAGCATTTGCCGTTGCCTTGGCTAATGTTACACAACGACTCAAGTAA
- the LOC126924009 gene encoding tubby-related protein 4 isoform X2 yields MHLYFEKNNNAKCDCNILSLSWMGKVPDESPEDDGWKLDRTNYYQEGWLATGNARGLVGVTFTTSHCRTRATELPLRANYNLRGHRSEVILVKWNEPYQKLASCDSSGVIFVWIKYEGRWSIELINDRSTPVTHFSWSHDGRMALICYRDGFVLVGSVAGQRYWSSMLNDKATITCGIWTPDDQQVYFGTTAGQLIVMDVHGAMVSEVQLAAGVTSMAWSAEKFTMEEGDDDLTNDRPHKDDRNYVLAVCLADGSIVMLRSFDDVSPITIRTKLKAPLHAEWSNSRKLLAIAGTKDTDNGQNSPHEYTNLLKFYSVAGTLVYTAVIPYTQCAVSALTWGHNDRRLFVATGARVHAAWVSRRVGSLQLLSRLAVRASLTRESNVQQLPLPPRLRASVAALFASTIRCSVPEPKELRRFVSRPPPGGGRLHCTMLRHAVEPVPCYTLYLEYLGGLVPLLKGRRTSKIRPEFVIFDPQNQDTLQVVEDTSQCPSFSDGSDTEKDTADLCGSPRNKRKSRRKKEEKLNEETDDLTYVDTLPEHARLVEVTSNIWGTKFKFHGLADSVPANLGQVTYRTSLLHLQPRQMTLVMTELRDDVPAGPDPTFNPNLFSEDEEESFQEFQAASRNTSEAQPPPIAPMTPRNTRLNSNRPKSQISNQFMTNESLPTALSRVDNFENELPYVDLQEMGNLYENLRTASTNTYRTPPRHNPPRCCDVPALQSPKNAVAPTQTIIATSNPGTDYSNNIQRMKTALADQPGLVSKKELENNKFNQISQDDKTVLTSNCPSTIIPMPMHNGQASNTEASSSHSQGGVIVNGLSTNNSCPPQSQTIFLNGLHNIACSSNVNETQGKNNHNVGSSVNISQTPYQANLSNQHGTNNGPFGKNGIHLSSNHSPACSYQFPENIDQCIGQSCSYCITKLKDPTKSHSESCDKTNAGQSNTCNSTTDRVDEMRFIDEECRGEAEAFDQSRGVHRTQTVVSIGPLCVNDSIVRSCSVGYLDMVDAQLVPCDIALKMLRKEAPNKRLVLVSRKTKRRKKNKTQQEIGQQSSKSPRLRNCGKSKSLDSSDIFPPNEQISLPPKLPEHAEEIVGATNIETVEEKSNKPLEKLPDATEMPTECTEYVTVASIVNSAQVKSTRLKSCNSPARVSSPSGSLASSLDGLAARLRDFDESHSLPPPSPRPSTRLPRSSPSSPAPSKKEKHEKVEVRVQTRKDFYKTICQRITEISKRSKKHSYDKS; encoded by the exons GTAATACTAGTGAAATGGAACGAGCCATATCAAAAGTTAGCCTCGTGTGATAGTTCCGGCGTGATCTTCGTGTGGATCAAGTACGAGGGAAGATGGAGCATAGAACTGATCAACGATAGAAGCACCCCAGTTACTCATTTCTCATGGTCTCACGACGGACGAATGGCTCTTATATGCTACAGG GATGGTTTCGTGTTGGTTGGCAGCGTTGCTGGTCAAAGGTATTGGTCATCAATGTTGAACGACAAAGCTACCATCACCTGTGGTATTTGGACGCCTGACGATCAACAG GTATATTTCGGGACAACGGCTGGACAATTAATAGTAATGGACGTGCACGGAGCAATGGTGTCCGAAGTACAATTGGCAGCTGGTGTCACCTCGATGGCTTGGAGTGCCGAGAAGTTTACGATGGAAGAAGGAGATGACGATTTAACGAATGATAGACCTCATAAAG ACGATCGAAATTACGTTCTGGCGGTTTGCCTGGCTGACGGGAGTATCGTTATGCTACGTTCATTCGACGACGTCTCGCCTATCACGATACGTACAAAGCTGAAAGCTCCCCTGCACGCGGAATGGAGCAATTCTAGAAAATTGTTGGCAATCGCGGGAACGAAGGATACGGATAACGGTCAGAATAGCCCGCACGAATATACGAATCTCTTAAAGTTTTATTCAGTGGCCGGTACCCTTGTGTACACCGCTGTGATACCATACACGCAG TGTGCAGTATCGGCGCTCACATGGGGTCATAACGATAGAAGACTTTTCGTTGCGACCGGGGCACGCGTTCACGCGGCATGGGTGTCAAG ACGAGTAGGTTCTCTGCAATTGCTGTCTCGTTTAGCTGTAAGAGCGTCTTTGACGAGGGAATCGAATGTTCAGCAACTTCCATTGCCACCGAGATTAAGAGCATCAGTGGCTGCTCTCTTCGCCAGCACAATAAG ATGTTCCGTGCCAGAACCAAAGGAATTAAGACGTTTCGTATCACGTCCACCTCCAGGGGGTGGAAGATTACATTGCACCATGCTCAGACACGCCGTGGAACCGGTACCATGTTATACACTATATTTGGAGTATCTAGGTGGTCTAGTGCCTCTTCTAAAGGGCAGAAGGACAAGCAAAATCAGGCCAGAATTCGTGATATTCGATCCACAAAACCAAGATACTCTTCAAGTCGTGGAAGACACGTCACAGTGTCCATCGTTTAGTGATGGTTCCGATACAGAGAAAGACACGGCCGACCTGTGTGGATCACCCAGGAACAAAAGGAAAAGcaggagaaaaaaagaagaaaaattgaacgaaGAAACCGACGATCTTACCTACGTGGATACCTTACCCGAG CATGCGAGGTTGGTCGAAGTAACGTCCAATATTTGGGGCACGAAATTCAAGTTTCACGGTCTGGCGGATTCGGTGCCCGCCAACTTGGGTCAGGTTACTTATCGAACATCGTTGCTCCATCTACAACCACGACAAATGACTTTGGTGATGACGGAGCTGCGAGATGACGTGCCTGCAG GCCCAGATCCAACGTTCAACCCGAATTTGTTCtccgaagacgaagaagaatcgTTTCAGGAATTTCAAGCTGCCTCGAGAAACACGTCCGAAGCGCAGCCTCCTCCGATCGCACCAATGACGCCCCGAAACACGCGACTTAATTCCAATCGCCCAAAATCACAAATTTCCAATCAATTTATGACCAACGAGTCTTTACCAACCGCTTTGTCCAGGGTTGACAATTTCGAAAACGAGTTACCTTATGTGGACTTACAAGAAATGGGCAATCTGTACGAGAACTTGAGAACTGCGTCCACAAACACTTACCGAACTCCACCCAGGCACAATCCACCGAGATGTTGCGACGTACCGGCTCTTCAATCTCCGAAAAATGCGGTCGCGCCCACGCAGACTATAATCGCAACGTCGAACCCGGGTACCGATTACTCGAATAACATTCAGAGGATGAAAACAGCCCTTGCCGATCAGCCAGGGCTCGTCTCGAAGAAGGAGCTCGAGAATAACAAATTTAATCAGATTTCTCAGGACGATAAAACTGTTTTAACGTCTAACTGTCCGTCGACTATCATTCCCATGCCAATGCACAATGGACAGGCCTCGAATACAGAAGCATCGAGCAGTCATTCTCAGGGAGGTGTCATCGTAAATGGTCTGAGCACAAACAACAGCTGTCCTCCTCAGTCGCAAACAATATTTCTTAATGGACTGCACAATATCGCATGTTCGAGCAACGTGAACGAAACACAGGGTAAAAATAACCATAACGTCGGCAGTTCGGTAAACATTAGTCAAACACCGTATCAGGCGAACTTGAGCAATCAACACGGAACGAATAATGGTCCTTTCGGCAAGAATGGTATACACTTGTCGAGCAATCATTCGCCGGCCTGCTCTTATCAATTCCCAGAAAACATCGATCAATGTATCGGACAATCTTGTTCGTACTGCATTACGAAATTAAAAGATCCCACAAAGTCTCACTCAGAATCGTGCGATAAAACAAACGCCGGTCAATCGAATACTTGTAATTCTACGACCGACCGGGTCGACGAAATGCGTTTCATCGACGAAGAGTGTCGCGGCGAAGCAGAAGCGTTCGATCAGTCGCGAGGAGTTCACAGAACTCAGACGGTTGTCAGTATCGGTCCACTCTGCGTCAACGACTCTATAGTCAGAAGTTGCAGTGTCGGTTATTTGGACATGGTGGACGCGCAACTGGTCCCTTGCGATATCGCCTTAAAAATGCTTAGAAAAGAGGCACCTAATAAGAGGCTGGTTTTGGTATCGAGAAAAACTAAGaggagaaaaaagaataaaactcAACAAGAGATTGGACAGCAATCATCAAAATCGCCGAGACTTCGTAACTGTGGCAAATCAAAAAGTTTAGACTCTAGTGACATATTTCCGCCTAACGAACAAATATCATTGCCACCAAAGTTGCCTGAACACGCTGAAGAGATTGTAGGCGCTACGAATATCGAGACTGTCGAAGAGAAAAGTAACAAACCTTTGGAGAAATTACCAGACGCGACAGAGATGCCTACGGAGTGTACAGAATACGTTACAGTCGCCAGTATAGTTAATTCTGCTCAAGTTAAATCTACACGGTTGAAGAGTTGTAATTCTCCTGCTAG AGTATCCAGTCCAAGTGGTTCATTGGCATCGTCCTTAGACGGTCTTGCAGCTCGACTTCGAGATTTCGATGAGAGTCATTCTTTGCCACCGCCGTCACCTCGTCCATCCACCAG ATTACCCAGAAGTTCGCCCAGTAGTCCGGCGCCTTCGAAGAAAG AAAAGCACGAAAAAGTCGAGGTGAGAGTTCAGACGAGGAAGGACTTTTACAAGACGATTTGTCAACGAATTACAGAGATCTCGAAACGTTCCAAAAAGCACAGTTACGACAAAAG ttaA